From Paenibacillus sp. PK3_47, the proteins below share one genomic window:
- the ahpC gene encoding alkyl hydroperoxide reductase subunit C — MSLIGKEVLPFKASAYQNGKFIDVSEADFKGKWSVVCFYPADFTFVCPTELEDLQNQYETLKGLGVEVYSVSTDTHFTHKAWHDSSEAIGKITYIMIGDPSHTISRNFDVLIEEDGLADRGTFIIDPDGVIQTVEINAGGIGRDASTLVNKIKAAQYVRNNPGEVCPAKWQEGSETLKPSLDLVGKI; from the coding sequence ATGTCTCTAATTGGAAAAGAAGTACTGCCGTTCAAAGCATCCGCATATCAAAATGGTAAGTTCATCGATGTATCTGAAGCTGATTTCAAAGGAAAGTGGAGCGTAGTATGTTTCTATCCTGCAGACTTCACATTCGTTTGCCCTACAGAGCTTGAAGATCTTCAGAACCAATACGAGACTCTTAAAGGACTCGGAGTTGAGGTGTATTCTGTTTCCACAGATACCCACTTTACACATAAAGCATGGCATGACAGCTCGGAAGCTATCGGCAAAATTACTTACATCATGATCGGCGATCCTTCCCACACAATCTCCCGTAACTTCGATGTACTGATTGAAGAAGACGGTCTTGCAGACCGCGGTACATTCATCATCGATCCGGACGGCGTGATCCAGACTGTTGAAATCAATGCCGGCGGTATCGGCCGTGATGCAAGCACACTCGTTAACAAGATCAAAGCGGCACAATATGTGCGCAACAACCCAGGTGAAGTTTGCCCGGCTAAATGGCAGGAAGGTTCCGAAACACTTAAGCCAAGCCTTGATCTTGTAGGAAAGATCTAA
- a CDS encoding GNAT family N-acetyltransferase, with the protein MSYYRLERATLQDLELIAPLFDEYRVFYGQEPDLEAADQFLRDRLASGESAVFMAVTGEGEGRRAGGFAQLYPSFSSVTVQRLWILNDLYVCSGERRQGLGRLLLEGAGEFARFTGAKGVTLTTAAGNTEAQRLYESQGYVRDDTFYTYDLFFGQ; encoded by the coding sequence ATGTCATACTATCGTTTGGAACGGGCAACGCTTCAGGATCTAGAGCTGATTGCCCCTTTATTTGATGAATACCGGGTGTTTTACGGTCAAGAGCCGGATTTGGAGGCTGCAGATCAGTTTTTGCGGGACCGGCTTGCTTCAGGAGAGTCTGCTGTGTTTATGGCGGTGACGGGCGAAGGAGAAGGAAGGCGTGCCGGAGGTTTTGCCCAGCTGTACCCGTCCTTCTCCTCGGTAACGGTTCAGCGGCTCTGGATATTGAATGATCTTTATGTATGCTCCGGAGAACGCCGGCAGGGATTGGGCAGATTGCTGCTGGAAGGTGCCGGGGAATTTGCAAGGTTCACCGGGGCCAAAGGAGTGACGCTGACTACAGCGGCCGGCAATACGGAAGCACAGCGCCTGTATGAATCGCAAGGATACGTCCGTGACGATACCTTTTATACGTATGATTTATTTTTTGGACAGTAA
- a CDS encoding RtcB family protein → MNTNQMHSGTDIYLPRYKHEVALPGGDLNVYASEQLFGSLDYKVLEMANNNLQIPNIEYMSYTPDVHVGVGTCIGTTAVWDAADGYVSPSIVGSDIGCGMRVHLTSLHKDDLREVKLRRKLVRAIEKYLPMEAQQRGHYSDIRLEHIVRKGLNGLPNKYVPDSYTPKKSSSLSHVEISRLAFDEEILNELPDMAWHRGHRQLGTLGGGNHFVEIQSIEIAEEQRETAEAWGLKDGQIAVMIHSGSRAWGGLINQFCSPAFAKAMGQLGLGSADPRLIFAPLAHPAAQRYVNLMYSALNYAVVNRHLIAYGVREGFRDVFGPKCEMNTLYDLMHNYAWKEDTASGTKFVHRKGATRALPAGHPDNPKPYAATGHPALIPGSMGTSSYIMVGQPAGEENYYSICHGAGRIRSRTATKRLVSVKEFSRSLKVGEEDEIVVNQHSLESILDESPQAYKNVDEIIESVTGAGLAAVVAKCRPLAAIKGTK, encoded by the coding sequence ATGAATACCAATCAAATGCACAGCGGAACAGATATTTATCTCCCCCGCTACAAACATGAGGTGGCCCTTCCAGGCGGTGACCTGAACGTCTATGCCAGCGAGCAATTATTCGGCTCACTGGATTATAAAGTCCTGGAGATGGCGAACAACAACCTGCAAATTCCGAATATTGAATATATGAGCTATACGCCGGACGTGCATGTAGGCGTCGGAACCTGCATCGGCACAACGGCGGTGTGGGATGCTGCAGACGGTTATGTGTCCCCTTCGATTGTAGGCAGCGACATCGGCTGCGGCATGCGCGTGCATCTTACCAGCCTGCACAAAGACGATCTGCGCGAGGTGAAGCTGCGCCGGAAGCTGGTCCGCGCGATTGAAAAATACCTGCCGATGGAGGCCCAGCAGCGCGGCCATTACAGTGACATCCGGCTGGAGCACATTGTCCGCAAGGGGCTGAACGGGCTGCCGAACAAATATGTGCCGGACAGCTACACGCCGAAGAAATCAAGCAGCCTGTCACATGTGGAGATCAGCAGACTTGCATTTGATGAAGAGATTCTGAACGAGCTTCCCGATATGGCCTGGCACCGGGGACACCGCCAGCTTGGTACGCTCGGCGGCGGCAACCACTTTGTGGAGATTCAGTCCATCGAAATTGCCGAAGAGCAGCGGGAAACGGCTGAAGCCTGGGGCCTTAAAGACGGGCAGATTGCCGTGATGATCCATTCCGGCTCCCGGGCCTGGGGAGGGCTGATTAACCAGTTCTGCTCCCCGGCCTTCGCCAAGGCCATGGGCCAGCTCGGGCTCGGCAGTGCCGATCCGCGCCTGATCTTTGCCCCGCTGGCTCATCCGGCGGCACAGCGGTATGTTAATCTGATGTATTCTGCCCTGAATTACGCTGTCGTGAACCGGCATCTGATCGCATACGGTGTACGGGAAGGCTTCCGCGATGTGTTTGGCCCGAAATGCGAAATGAACACATTGTACGATCTTATGCATAACTATGCCTGGAAAGAGGACACCGCCTCCGGAACCAAGTTTGTCCACCGCAAAGGGGCAACACGCGCCCTGCCGGCAGGACATCCGGACAATCCCAAGCCTTATGCGGCAACCGGACATCCGGCGCTGATTCCCGGTTCGATGGGGACCTCCTCCTATATCATGGTCGGGCAGCCCGCCGGGGAAGAGAACTACTATTCAATCTGCCACGGCGCAGGACGCATCCGTTCCCGCACTGCAACCAAACGTCTGGTGTCCGTGAAGGAATTCTCCCGTTCCCTTAAGGTCGGTGAGGAGGATGAGATTGTCGTGAACCAGCATTCCCTGGAATCTATCCTTGACGAATCTCCCCAGGCTTATAAGAATGTAGATGAGATCATAGAAAGCGTTACGGGTGCAGGCCTGGCGGCCGTTGTCGCCAAGTGCAGACCGCTCGCCGCGATAAAGGGGACGAAATAA
- a CDS encoding HAD family hydrolase — MDTSGKLAIFFDLDDTLYDHLVPFREAVHEVLALDGSTLNYADLFYTVRHHSDLLWPKYLNGELELEETRVLRLERAFAEYGIPLSREQASRVQAAYIGRQYTIEMIEGVEEQLRRFISLGHKVGIITNGPKDHQMNKLRGLGIDKLIPGEMIFISDAVGLAKPDPAIFAHVNKVTGTLPEHSLYIGDTWDNDVVGALSAGWKVCWYNPRGREPGKDHVPDYTFANYKEFSGLPLI; from the coding sequence GTGGATACAAGCGGTAAGCTGGCGATATTTTTTGATCTGGATGATACGTTATACGATCACCTGGTGCCTTTCCGGGAAGCGGTGCACGAAGTGCTGGCGCTGGACGGGAGTACGCTGAATTATGCGGATTTATTCTATACGGTCAGGCATCACAGCGATTTGCTGTGGCCGAAATATTTGAACGGGGAGCTTGAGCTGGAGGAGACACGGGTGCTGCGGCTGGAGCGGGCTTTTGCCGAATATGGAATTCCCCTCAGCCGTGAGCAGGCCTCCCGGGTGCAGGCTGCCTATATTGGAAGGCAGTATACAATAGAAATGATTGAGGGTGTAGAGGAGCAGCTCCGGCGTTTTATCTCGCTTGGCCACAAGGTCGGCATCATTACCAACGGGCCAAAGGACCATCAGATGAACAAGCTGCGCGGGCTCGGCATTGACAAGCTGATTCCCGGGGAGATGATTTTTATCTCTGATGCGGTCGGTTTGGCGAAGCCGGATCCGGCTATTTTTGCCCATGTCAACAAGGTGACAGGCACGTTGCCGGAGCATTCGCTCTATATCGGCGATACCTGGGATAATGATGTGGTTGGTGCTCTTTCAGCAGGATGGAAGGTATGCTGGTATAATCCCCGCGGCAGAGAGCCGGGGAAGGATCATGTTCCGGACTATACTTTTGCAAATTACAAGGAATTCAGCGGGCTTCCTCTTATTTAG
- a CDS encoding AAA family ATPase encodes MEQECRNQAVIYQYNESTNGLIKGYDAYARLVDGILDALYRRYGVRYELYASDDPNSEYWKLLQTDVQSGSPEVEHVARIFDRLEDRTFIYDDEKEQPEYNIHLSIRNNVLAYPAMGVAFARVPVFQENGINFQDFVFAASDEQLQQFLGNVRKRERQQNIDKVTVFTDRRNGIHREDEPITRSISREEVVLDAVIKKEIYRSLDQFFDADRSFYIKYEIPYKRGILLYGHPGNGKTTLVKSIAGSVPGPVIYWQITEYTSSESVNEVFEAASRLAPMVLVIEDIDSMPQEVRSFFLNTLDGATSKEGIFLIGTTNYPDKIDPGLMNRAGRFDRAYEIKMPNEELRLEYLRLRGFSAFAGEEGVATAARLTADFSLTQLGELYVSAALEWHENGRADVEALVRGMRGELDKGRKREWMKDSSSTIGFY; translated from the coding sequence ATGGAGCAGGAGTGCAGAAACCAGGCTGTAATCTATCAGTACAATGAAAGCACTAACGGATTGATCAAAGGCTATGATGCCTATGCCCGGCTCGTTGACGGCATCCTTGATGCCCTGTATAGGCGTTATGGCGTCCGCTACGAGCTGTATGCCAGCGATGACCCGAACAGCGAATACTGGAAGCTGCTCCAGACCGATGTGCAGTCCGGCAGCCCTGAGGTAGAGCATGTAGCGCGGATTTTTGACCGGCTGGAGGACCGGACCTTCATTTACGATGATGAGAAGGAGCAGCCCGAGTACAATATCCATTTATCCATCCGGAATAACGTCCTGGCATATCCGGCTATGGGGGTGGCGTTCGCACGGGTGCCGGTGTTCCAGGAGAACGGGATCAACTTTCAGGATTTTGTTTTTGCCGCCTCTGATGAGCAGCTGCAGCAGTTTCTTGGCAATGTGCGCAAGCGGGAGCGCCAGCAGAATATCGACAAGGTTACCGTATTTACGGACCGCCGCAACGGGATCCACCGCGAAGATGAGCCGATTACCCGCTCCATTAGCCGGGAAGAGGTGGTGCTGGATGCTGTAATCAAAAAGGAGATCTACCGCTCGCTGGACCAGTTTTTTGACGCGGACCGCAGCTTTTATATTAAATACGAGATCCCCTACAAACGGGGCATTCTGCTCTACGGCCACCCGGGCAACGGTAAAACCACGCTCGTCAAATCGATTGCCGGCAGTGTGCCGGGACCTGTGATCTACTGGCAGATTACCGAGTATACAAGCAGCGAGTCCGTTAATGAGGTGTTCGAGGCCGCTTCCCGGCTGGCGCCGATGGTGCTGGTGATTGAGGATATCGATTCCATGCCGCAGGAGGTCAGATCCTTTTTCCTCAATACGCTTGACGGGGCAACCTCCAAGGAAGGGATTTTTCTGATCGGTACAACCAATTATCCGGATAAAATAGATCCCGGTCTCATGAACCGTGCCGGGCGCTTCGACCGTGCCTATGAGATTAAGATGCCAAACGAGGAGCTGCGGCTGGAGTATTTGCGGCTGCGCGGCTTCTCGGCCTTCGCAGGTGAGGAAGGCGTGGCGACCGCTGCGCGCCTGACAGCGGATTTCTCGCTGACCCAGCTCGGCGAGCTGTATGTCAGTGCGGCGCTGGAGTGGCATGAGAACGGCAGAGCCGATGTAGAAGCGCTTGTCCGCGGCATGCGCGGTGAGCTGGACAAAGGGCGCAAACGGGAATGGATGAAGGACAGCTCTTCTACAATCGGGTTTTATTAG
- the ahpF gene encoding alkyl hydroperoxide reductase subunit F, with amino-acid sequence MILDADIKSQLNQYLQLMEGDVLLKVSAGTDEVSADMLSLVDELATMSSRIKVEKTQLPKTPSFSVNRVNEDTGVTFAGIPLGHEFTSLVLVLLQVSGRAPKVEQDVIDQIKSISGEYHFDSYISLSCHNCPDVVQALNLMSILNPGITHTMIDGAAFKEEVESKNIMAVPTVFLNGESFGSGRMSLEEILSKLGPAPDASAFADKEPYDVLVVGGGPAGASAAIYAARKGIRTGIVAERFGGQVMDTVGIENFISVKYTEGPKLVASLEEHVKEYGIDVMKLQVAKQLQKKDLIEVELENGAVLKSKTVILSTGARWRNVGVPGEAEFKNKGVAYCPHCDGPLFAGKHVAVIGGGNSGIEAAIDLAGIVKHVTVLEFMPELKADAVLQKRLYSLPNVTVHKNVQTKEITGTDKVNGISYIERDTGTVQHVELEGVFVQIGLVPNTDWLGDTVERTRMGEIVVDKHGATNLPGVFAAGDCTNSPYKQIIISMGSGATAALGAFDYLIRN; translated from the coding sequence ATGATACTGGATGCAGATATAAAATCACAATTAAACCAATACCTTCAGCTTATGGAAGGTGACGTGCTGCTTAAAGTCAGCGCGGGGACAGATGAGGTATCTGCCGATATGCTGTCCTTGGTGGATGAATTGGCTACTATGTCCTCCAGAATTAAAGTTGAAAAAACACAGCTGCCCAAAACGCCAAGCTTCAGCGTGAACCGTGTGAACGAGGATACCGGAGTAACTTTTGCCGGCATTCCTCTGGGCCACGAATTCACTTCCCTCGTGCTCGTTCTGCTGCAGGTCAGCGGAAGAGCACCGAAGGTGGAGCAGGATGTCATTGACCAGATCAAGAGCATCAGCGGTGAATATCACTTTGATTCTTATATCAGTCTGAGCTGCCACAACTGTCCTGACGTTGTGCAGGCGCTGAATCTGATGAGTATCCTTAATCCTGGTATCACCCATACCATGATTGACGGTGCAGCTTTCAAGGAAGAAGTCGAAAGCAAGAATATCATGGCTGTGCCTACGGTGTTCCTGAACGGTGAATCCTTTGGCAGCGGCCGTATGTCCCTTGAAGAAATTCTCTCCAAGCTCGGTCCGGCTCCGGATGCTTCTGCTTTTGCCGACAAGGAGCCTTATGATGTGCTTGTTGTCGGAGGCGGCCCGGCTGGTGCCAGTGCAGCGATTTATGCGGCACGCAAAGGCATCCGCACAGGGATCGTTGCTGAACGTTTCGGCGGCCAGGTTATGGATACCGTTGGTATTGAGAACTTTATCAGCGTGAAATATACTGAAGGTCCTAAGCTCGTAGCCAGCCTGGAAGAGCATGTCAAAGAATACGGCATTGATGTCATGAAACTGCAGGTTGCCAAGCAGCTGCAGAAGAAAGACCTCATTGAAGTGGAACTGGAGAACGGTGCTGTGCTGAAGAGCAAGACGGTGATCCTCTCCACAGGTGCCCGCTGGCGTAATGTGGGTGTTCCCGGCGAAGCCGAGTTCAAGAACAAAGGTGTAGCTTACTGCCCTCATTGCGATGGTCCTTTATTTGCAGGCAAGCATGTAGCTGTTATCGGTGGCGGTAATTCCGGTATTGAAGCGGCGATTGATCTTGCTGGTATTGTAAAGCATGTTACCGTGCTTGAATTCATGCCGGAGCTGAAGGCTGATGCCGTGCTGCAAAAACGCCTGTACAGCCTGCCTAACGTAACTGTTCACAAGAATGTTCAAACCAAGGAAATCACCGGTACGGACAAAGTCAACGGTATCTCCTACATTGAACGCGATACAGGAACCGTTCAGCATGTTGAACTGGAAGGCGTATTTGTCCAAATCGGACTTGTGCCGAACACTGACTGGTTAGGCGACACGGTTGAACGCACCCGCATGGGTGAGATTGTTGTCGACAAACACGGTGCTACAAACCTTCCTGGAGTGTTCGCTGCAGGTGACTGCACGAACAGCCCGTACAAGCAAATTATCATTTCCATGGGATCGGGTGCCACTGCGGCCCTGGGCGCATTTGATTATCTGATCCGCAACTAA
- a CDS encoding sigma-70 family RNA polymerase sigma factor, protein MKPNSLDDHYQSYVHDIYRYLYALSRDHHLAEDLMQETFYRAYLYLEDCREDRIKPWLFRVAYNAFIDYTRKASRSITTEAGFFNTLPHPETTESVYMRRERMEALAASVGELPEAQRHALLLHDFHGMSYKDAAAIMDVSLPKYKILVFRARQRLREEERRRNGHE, encoded by the coding sequence ATGAAGCCGAATTCGCTGGATGATCATTACCAGAGCTATGTTCACGACATTTACCGTTATTTATATGCCCTCAGCCGCGATCATCATCTTGCCGAAGACCTGATGCAGGAGACCTTCTACCGTGCATATCTGTACCTTGAGGATTGCCGGGAAGACAGGATCAAGCCCTGGCTGTTCCGGGTTGCCTATAACGCTTTTATTGATTACACACGGAAGGCAAGCCGCAGCATTACTACAGAAGCGGGGTTCTTCAATACCCTGCCCCACCCGGAGACGACTGAATCTGTATATATGAGACGGGAACGGATGGAGGCGCTGGCTGCATCTGTCGGTGAGCTGCCGGAGGCCCAGCGGCATGCGCTGCTGCTGCATGATTTTCACGGGATGTCTTATAAGGACGCAGCGGCAATTATGGACGTGAGCCTGCCAAAATATAAAATACTGGTCTTCCGGGCGAGACAGCGGCTGCGGGAAGAGGAGCGGAGGAGGAATGGGCATGAGTGA
- a CDS encoding metallophosphoesterase family protein, which translates to MKIGVVSDTHMSGSAKSLPKALVEEFRNVDLILHLGDWVAMEICEMLSQLAPVEGIAGNNDGAEIIRRFGERKLLTLEGVRIGMIHGHAPYSRKGTDGNALLAFEGEEVDCILFGHSHQPLMRRENGILLFNPGSPTDKRREKQYSFGLLEIEDGKVSGRHVFYDSKE; encoded by the coding sequence ATGAAGATCGGCGTAGTATCAGATACACATATGTCCGGCAGTGCCAAATCCCTGCCAAAGGCGCTTGTTGAGGAATTCCGGAACGTAGACCTGATTCTGCATCTGGGCGACTGGGTTGCCATGGAGATTTGTGAAATGCTGTCACAGCTGGCCCCTGTAGAGGGAATTGCCGGAAATAATGACGGGGCCGAAATCATCCGGCGCTTCGGTGAGCGCAAGCTGCTCACACTGGAGGGAGTGCGCATCGGGATGATCCATGGGCATGCCCCGTATTCGCGCAAAGGAACGGACGGCAACGCACTGCTCGCTTTTGAGGGCGAGGAAGTGGACTGCATCCTGTTCGGCCATTCGCATCAGCCGCTGATGCGCAGGGAGAACGGCATCCTGCTGTTCAATCCCGGCTCGCCCACCGACAAGCGGCGGGAGAAGCAGTATTCCTTCGGGCTGCTGGAGATCGAGGACGGAAAGGTCAGCGGCCGGCATGTCTTTTACGATTCCAAGGAGTAA
- a CDS encoding anti-sigma factor — MSEEFKEKLRKYGQGSLPEDEREEVEQELEKLEAYQLYLDELVEQEDQQTSQRIAEKPALMEKKEKRIIRRGKWKARFSNTMTVLSAFLALTVISSIITAVYYSTGDRGSRYGEVLSSAIAVSRPNTIVHLNSDAKIFFKNEYSGRLLKQVGSEEVDAGSYSTELLFGLGGVGHYNWTDERTSMQQYFFYPQDGQSPGVDDSQEWKRLDKLPEGTVAEAFLSLDRLYGTDELLKKLEPLNLLPVWFAVDDGEHTNEFTVTSPLGFPYRTIWLAEEMTVQQVSTEKTGWFSSVTSKSSISPSVEEYGSGKVREENFLRKLRLMQEYKMISSNAAPFIKVDQSLDYVEEHGIQLYGAVITGPVKELLKLKETPWISNIRIGEVRLWNWRG, encoded by the coding sequence ATGAGTGAGGAATTTAAGGAAAAGCTGCGCAAATACGGACAGGGTAGCCTGCCGGAGGATGAGCGGGAAGAAGTCGAACAGGAGCTGGAGAAGCTGGAGGCTTACCAGCTTTACTTAGACGAGCTTGTAGAGCAGGAGGATCAGCAGACTTCACAGCGTATTGCTGAAAAACCGGCTCTGATGGAGAAGAAGGAAAAACGGATTATCCGCCGGGGCAAATGGAAAGCCCGCTTTTCGAATACAATGACAGTGCTGTCAGCCTTTCTGGCTCTTACAGTTATTAGTTCAATCATCACAGCCGTTTACTACTCGACCGGAGACCGGGGGTCACGATATGGGGAGGTTCTGTCTTCGGCCATTGCCGTGTCCCGTCCTAACACAATTGTACATCTGAACTCCGATGCCAAGATCTTCTTCAAAAATGAGTATTCCGGCAGGCTCTTGAAGCAGGTCGGCAGTGAAGAAGTGGATGCGGGCAGCTACTCCACCGAGCTTCTGTTCGGGCTTGGAGGTGTAGGCCATTATAATTGGACGGATGAGCGGACCTCCATGCAGCAATATTTTTTCTATCCGCAGGACGGACAGTCCCCAGGCGTGGATGACAGCCAGGAATGGAAACGGCTGGATAAGCTCCCGGAAGGCACAGTGGCTGAAGCTTTTTTATCCCTGGACCGGCTGTATGGTACAGATGAACTCCTGAAAAAGCTGGAGCCGCTGAATCTGCTGCCCGTGTGGTTTGCTGTGGATGACGGAGAGCACACCAATGAGTTTACAGTAACTTCTCCGCTGGGTTTTCCATACCGGACGATCTGGCTTGCGGAGGAGATGACGGTTCAGCAGGTTTCTACCGAAAAAACCGGCTGGTTCAGCAGCGTTACTTCAAAATCTTCGATCTCTCCTTCGGTTGAAGAATACGGCAGCGGCAAAGTGCGGGAGGAGAATTTCCTCCGGAAGCTGAGGTTGATGCAGGAGTATAAGATGATTTCTTCAAATGCGGCCCCTTTTATAAAAGTGGATCAATCGTTAGATTACGTGGAGGAGCATGGTATTCAACTGTACGGAGCTGTTATTACGGGACCGGTTAAGGAGCTGCTGAAGCTGAAGGAAACGCCATGGATCAGCAATATCCGAATCGGGGAAGTGCGGCTGTGGAATTGGAGAGGGTAA
- a CDS encoding FAD:protein FMN transferase, translating into MFKNKKMLLILAAVIIVIALAVAGVWKLTSSGSGEAGTTTTETPGGAKVSETDGTKSLEQTFYIYDTVVTIKVFGNNAEQKNMDDIQAMLERMDVQFSRTKENGEIYAVNQAAGKEAVVVSDETLDIIKLSIKYAEDMNGLYEPTIGPLVDLWNIGNGGEQVPDQGAIDAAKSLTNYKDIIIDDAAKSVKLAKEGMILDMGGIGKGYAADRIADYLKEQGLDSAMINLGGSSIIALGNKPNGSPWNIGLQDPDKNRGTQLGTIKITDEVIDASGVYERYFMQDGVRYHHILDPRTGFPSQNGLKSLTIMSPNATDADALSTGVFLMGVEEGMKYLESLPEQVEAFFITDDNKIHATSGIKERLQLTDPTYSFAE; encoded by the coding sequence ATGTTCAAAAACAAAAAAATGCTGCTCATTCTGGCCGCTGTTATCATCGTAATTGCTCTGGCAGTCGCCGGCGTCTGGAAGCTGACCAGCAGCGGCAGCGGAGAAGCAGGCACCACAACCACTGAGACTCCCGGCGGAGCAAAAGTATCGGAGACAGACGGAACGAAATCCCTGGAACAGACCTTCTACATTTATGATACGGTCGTCACTATCAAGGTATTCGGCAACAACGCCGAGCAAAAGAATATGGATGACATTCAGGCTATGCTGGAACGTATGGACGTTCAATTCAGCCGCACCAAAGAAAACGGCGAGATTTACGCAGTGAACCAGGCAGCCGGCAAAGAGGCTGTGGTTGTCTCGGACGAAACGCTTGATATCATCAAGCTGTCGATCAAATATGCGGAGGATATGAACGGGCTGTATGAACCGACGATCGGACCGCTGGTCGATCTGTGGAACATTGGCAATGGCGGTGAGCAGGTTCCGGATCAGGGAGCCATCGACGCAGCCAAGAGCCTGACGAATTATAAGGATATCATTATTGACGATGCCGCCAAGTCCGTAAAGCTGGCCAAAGAAGGCATGATACTCGACATGGGCGGGATCGGCAAAGGCTACGCTGCTGACCGGATTGCCGATTACCTGAAGGAGCAGGGCCTGGACAGCGCAATGATTAACCTCGGCGGCAGCAGCATCATAGCGCTCGGCAATAAACCGAACGGATCCCCCTGGAACATCGGCCTGCAGGACCCTGACAAGAACCGGGGCACCCAGCTCGGTACGATCAAGATTACGGATGAAGTCATTGATGCTTCCGGCGTGTATGAACGTTACTTCATGCAGGATGGCGTCCGGTACCACCATATTCTTGATCCGCGTACCGGCTTTCCTTCCCAGAACGGGCTGAAGAGCCTTACGATCATGAGCCCGAACGCTACAGATGCGGATGCGCTCTCCACAGGCGTCTTCCTGATGGGAGTTGAGGAAGGCATGAAGTATCTGGAGTCCCTGCCTGAGCAGGTGGAAGCCTTCTTCATCACCGATGACAACAAAATCCATGCCACCTCCGGCATTAAAGAGAGACTTCAGCTGACTGACCCTACCTATTCCTTTGCTGAATAG